In a genomic window of Pseudodesulfovibrio senegalensis:
- a CDS encoding bifunctional metallophosphatase/5'-nucleotidase encodes MRRVLMPMVLAAFVMLVSSAGARAFELTVVHVNDTHSHLEPCPAKLSFDDQKTYVKLGGWDRLKTKVDAVRAKNPNVALLHAGDAVQGTLYFTKYLGKPEMEFMNLLGFDAMVLGNHEFDKGPDVLAHFLKYAHFPVLCANLRPGAESALADEVRPYVILEFNGERVGVIGLTLEETRVISRPAPATFADAFETAKQCVAELEGKGVNKIIALTHMGYDADKKLAASVAGIDLVVGGHSHTLLDDGKSLAALGLHSGGPYPTRVTGPDGSDVYVVTSWKWAMAVGVLRTVFDDAGHVTECGGNAVLLLSDSFQRKNGTGEKVELQGAARNAVMDAVVKSPMAEVVGPDADADALLAPYKKGLESMRNEVIGRAAQSLPHIRVPGVTESGQDLPQGSMIAPIVCDSMLWKAQSVGLKPDLALQNGGGVRTGVERGPITVGTAYTLMPFGNTLMVLDLKGAQVQKALENGATRQGGAFAYVAGARYTVDMNRPEGERVTSVDIRRGDRWEALDSEATYRMVTISYLADGGDDYQVLKNAVGHRYDTGFVDAQVFMDYVRMKKTLQRPESTGITFIPAN; translated from the coding sequence ATGCGCAGAGTGTTGATGCCGATGGTGCTGGCCGCATTCGTCATGCTTGTGTCCTCCGCGGGGGCGCGAGCCTTCGAACTGACTGTTGTGCATGTCAACGACACGCATTCCCATCTTGAACCCTGTCCTGCCAAATTGTCGTTTGACGACCAGAAAACGTATGTGAAGCTGGGAGGATGGGACCGTCTCAAGACCAAGGTGGACGCTGTGCGGGCCAAAAATCCCAACGTGGCCCTGCTGCATGCGGGCGACGCCGTGCAGGGCACCCTGTATTTCACCAAGTATCTGGGCAAGCCCGAAATGGAGTTCATGAACCTGCTGGGCTTTGACGCCATGGTTCTGGGCAATCATGAATTCGACAAGGGACCGGACGTGCTGGCCCATTTTCTGAAATACGCGCATTTTCCGGTGCTGTGTGCCAATCTTCGCCCGGGTGCAGAAAGCGCGCTGGCCGACGAGGTGCGGCCGTACGTGATCTTGGAGTTCAACGGCGAACGCGTGGGCGTCATCGGCCTGACCCTTGAGGAAACCCGGGTCATTTCCCGGCCTGCTCCGGCAACGTTTGCCGATGCGTTCGAAACAGCGAAGCAATGCGTGGCCGAACTGGAAGGCAAGGGCGTGAACAAGATCATTGCCCTGACACACATGGGCTACGATGCGGACAAGAAGCTGGCTGCCAGCGTTGCGGGCATCGACCTTGTTGTGGGCGGCCATTCCCATACCCTGCTGGACGACGGCAAAAGCCTTGCCGCCCTCGGGCTGCACAGCGGCGGCCCGTATCCCACCAGGGTGACGGGACCGGACGGTTCGGACGTGTATGTGGTGACATCGTGGAAATGGGCCATGGCCGTTGGCGTGCTCAGGACGGTTTTCGACGATGCAGGGCATGTGACCGAATGCGGCGGCAATGCCGTGCTGCTGCTTTCCGACAGTTTTCAGCGCAAGAACGGCACGGGCGAAAAGGTGGAATTGCAGGGCGCGGCCCGCAATGCGGTCATGGATGCGGTGGTCAAGAGCCCCATGGCCGAGGTGGTCGGCCCGGATGCGGATGCGGACGCATTGCTGGCCCCGTACAAGAAGGGGCTGGAGTCCATGCGCAACGAGGTCATAGGCCGGGCCGCACAGAGCCTGCCGCACATTCGCGTGCCGGGCGTCACCGAGTCGGGCCAGGACTTGCCGCAGGGCAGCATGATCGCGCCCATTGTCTGCGATTCCATGTTGTGGAAAGCCCAATCCGTGGGCCTCAAGCCTGATCTGGCCCTGCAGAACGGGGGCGGCGTGCGCACCGGCGTGGAGCGGGGCCCCATCACCGTGGGCACGGCCTATACGCTCATGCCGTTCGGCAATACGCTTATGGTGCTGGACCTCAAGGGCGCACAGGTACAAAAGGCGCTGGAAAACGGGGCGACCCGGCAGGGCGGCGCATTCGCCTATGTTGCGGGTGCGCGTTACACCGTGGACATGAACCGGCCCGAGGGCGAACGAGTCACCAGCGTGGATATCCGCAGGGGTGACCGGTGGGAGGCGCTGGACAGCGAGGCCACCTATCGCATGGTGACGATTTCCTATCTCGCGGACGGAGGCGATGACTATCAGGTTTTGAAAAACGCTGTGGGCCATCGTTACGACACCGGGTTTGTGGATGCGCAGGTGTTCATGGATTACGTGCGCATGAAAAAGACATTGCAGCGTCCCGAATCCACGGGCATCACCTTCATCCCCGCCAACTGA
- a CDS encoding DEAD/DEAH box helicase has product MSDTTNQNTDQEPTNNKLPQTSISELSETLREACNNAGWPSLTPVQCKALPYVLADRDIMVQARTGSGKTGAFVLPLLDKLNPALLQCQALVLVPTRELARQVAEEARMLAGGSGINVVEVYGGVGYGAQLDAFKAGAQLVVGTPGRILDHLLKRNLNLDSLKVLIFDEADRMLSVGFYPDMRDIQTYLPKEGGYSAFMFSATYPGSVLRLADEFLNKPEMLSLSGDQVHVADIEHVMCKVPGMGKERILMRLIELENPSSAIIFSNTKRDVHYIAEVLKNFGYEAEAISSDLNQNKREKVLGKIRANKLRFLVATDVAARGIDIRELSHVFLYEPPDDPESYIHRAGRTGRAGASGTVITFADIAQVPEMKRIAMRYKIDLVEREAPEDSEVTEVIEERITALLDAKRRKLDALQGERIMRLLPMAKRLADDEDGVLQLAMLLDVMYQDSMRLAPAEPEQAAPAPEQKASPRKKQPRKRKPRNAEENRGENNGRQARSPKPSEPRSEPRPPREQQVASEGSANQGGDQDGEPKKRRRRRRPRRR; this is encoded by the coding sequence ATGTCTGACACGACAAACCAGAACACAGATCAGGAACCCACCAACAACAAACTGCCGCAAACCAGCATTTCCGAACTCTCCGAAACTCTGCGGGAAGCATGCAACAATGCCGGGTGGCCGTCGCTTACCCCTGTGCAGTGCAAGGCCCTGCCCTATGTGCTGGCAGACCGCGACATCATGGTTCAGGCCAGAACCGGCAGCGGCAAGACCGGCGCGTTCGTGCTGCCCCTGCTGGACAAGCTCAACCCCGCCCTGCTCCAATGCCAGGCGCTGGTGCTCGTTCCCACGCGCGAACTGGCCCGGCAGGTTGCCGAAGAAGCCCGCATGCTGGCAGGCGGTTCGGGCATCAACGTGGTGGAAGTATACGGCGGCGTGGGCTACGGCGCACAGCTGGACGCATTCAAGGCCGGGGCGCAACTGGTGGTGGGTACGCCCGGACGCATCCTCGACCACCTGCTCAAGCGCAACCTGAACCTCGATTCGCTCAAGGTGCTCATTTTCGACGAGGCGGACCGCATGCTTTCCGTGGGATTCTACCCGGACATGCGCGACATCCAGACCTATCTGCCCAAGGAAGGCGGCTATTCCGCGTTCATGTTCTCGGCCACGTACCCGGGCAGCGTATTGCGCCTTGCGGACGAATTCCTGAACAAGCCGGAAATGCTCAGCCTGTCCGGCGACCAGGTGCACGTGGCCGACATCGAACACGTCATGTGCAAGGTGCCGGGCATGGGCAAGGAACGCATTCTCATGCGCCTCATCGAGCTGGAAAATCCCAGTTCGGCCATCATCTTCAGCAACACCAAGCGCGACGTGCATTACATTGCCGAGGTGCTCAAGAATTTCGGCTACGAGGCCGAGGCCATCTCCTCGGACCTCAACCAGAACAAACGCGAAAAGGTGCTGGGAAAAATCCGGGCCAACAAGCTGCGCTTTCTGGTGGCCACGGACGTTGCCGCGCGCGGCATCGACATCCGCGAGCTTTCCCACGTCTTTCTCTACGAACCGCCCGACGACCCGGAGTCGTACATTCACAGGGCGGGCCGCACGGGCCGCGCCGGAGCATCCGGCACGGTCATCACCTTTGCGGACATCGCACAGGTGCCGGAAATGAAACGAATCGCCATGCGCTACAAAATAGACCTCGTGGAACGCGAGGCCCCGGAGGATTCCGAAGTGACCGAAGTCATCGAAGAACGCATCACGGCCCTGTTGGATGCCAAACGCCGCAAGCTCGATGCCCTGCAGGGCGAACGCATCATGCGTTTGCTTCCCATGGCCAAACGCCTTGCCGACGACGAAGACGGCGTGCTGCAACTGGCCATGCTTCTGGACGTCATGTATCAGGATTCCATGCGCCTTGCCCCGGCCGAACCCGAGCAGGCCGCACCGGCCCCGGAACAAAAGGCCAGCCCCAGGAAAAAGCAGCCGCGCAAGCGCAAGCCCCGCAATGCCGAGGAAAACCGTGGCGAAAACAACGGCCGGCAGGCCCGTTCTCCAAAGCCTTCCGAACCGCGCTCCGAACCGCGTCCGCCGCGTGAACAGCAGGTCGCGTCCGAAGGTTCCGCCAATCAGGGCGGCGATCAGGACGGCGAGCCAAAAAAACGCCGTAGAAGGCGCAGACCCCGCAGACGCTAG
- a CDS encoding DEAD/DEAH box helicase — translation MNFDHFSFDGRIASGIKSCGYETPTPIQQAAIPEVLTGRDVMGLAQTGTGKTAAFALPILQRLIDAEAPKQGPARVLVLAPTRELALQIHENFVELGRQTGIRCASVFGGVGQNPQIKAVRRSTVVVACPGRLLDLLNQGVITLDSVDTLVLDEADRMLDMGFLPDIKRIIKRLPVKRQNLLFSATMPNDIRKLADKILRNPATVQVANTAPAASVSHAFYPVAQHLKGKLLEALLQTTNHESVLIFTRTKHRAKNLARKLDRIGHDATFLQGNMSQNQRQRALDGFRKGDFRVMVATDIAARGIDCDRITHVVNFDVPDTAETYTHRIGRTGRAGRTGTALSFVTGEDKPMMRSIERIVDARIARNTLEGFDYDQKSPARNQPRPAKARSPRSDAGSNHRQGQKPSGRGRSSRRRAQR, via the coding sequence GTGAATTTCGATCATTTCTCGTTTGACGGACGTATTGCGTCCGGCATCAAGTCGTGCGGGTATGAAACCCCCACCCCCATTCAGCAGGCAGCCATTCCCGAAGTGCTCACGGGCCGCGACGTCATGGGCCTCGCCCAGACCGGCACCGGCAAAACCGCCGCGTTCGCCCTGCCCATCCTGCAACGCCTGATCGACGCGGAAGCGCCCAAACAGGGACCGGCCCGCGTGCTGGTATTGGCCCCCACCCGTGAACTGGCCCTGCAGATCCACGAAAACTTCGTGGAACTCGGCCGCCAGACCGGCATCCGCTGCGCGTCTGTTTTCGGCGGCGTGGGCCAGAACCCGCAGATCAAGGCCGTGCGCCGCTCCACCGTGGTGGTGGCCTGCCCGGGTCGCCTGCTCGACCTGCTCAACCAGGGCGTCATCACGCTGGACAGCGTGGACACGCTGGTGCTGGACGAGGCCGACCGCATGCTGGACATGGGTTTCCTGCCGGACATCAAGCGCATCATCAAACGCCTGCCCGTCAAACGGCAGAATCTGCTCTTTTCCGCAACCATGCCCAACGACATCCGCAAGCTCGCGGACAAGATACTGCGCAACCCCGCCACGGTGCAGGTGGCCAACACGGCCCCGGCCGCCAGCGTGAGCCACGCATTCTATCCGGTGGCCCAGCACCTCAAGGGCAAATTGCTCGAGGCCCTGCTGCAAACCACCAATCACGAAAGCGTGCTCATCTTCACCCGCACCAAGCACCGCGCAAAGAACCTGGCCCGCAAGCTGGACAGGATCGGGCACGACGCCACATTCCTGCAGGGCAACATGAGCCAGAACCAGCGCCAGCGCGCGCTGGACGGTTTCCGCAAGGGCGACTTCCGGGTCATGGTGGCCACGGACATTGCCGCACGCGGCATCGACTGCGACCGCATCACCCATGTGGTCAACTTCGACGTGCCCGACACGGCAGAAACCTACACGCACCGCATCGGGCGCACCGGCCGCGCCGGCCGCACCGGAACCGCACTCAGCTTCGTGACCGGCGAAGACAAGCCCATGATGCGCAGCATTGAACGCATTGTGGATGCCCGCATTGCACGCAACACGCTGGAAGGCTTCGACTACGACCAGAAATCTCCGGCACGCAACCAGCCGCGTCCGGCCAAGGCCCGCTCCCCCCGTTCGGACGCCGGTTCGAACCACCGACAGGGACAAAAGCCTTCGGGTCGCGGCAGAAGCTCCCGCCGCCGCGCACAGCGGTAA